One genomic segment of Streptomyces sp. TLI_146 includes these proteins:
- a CDS encoding IS110 family transposase yields the protein MAAIWAGIDAGKTHHHCVAIDDSGRRLLSRRVANDEPQLLELLADVQALSDEVTWGIDLADGGAALAIAIFLSHDQPVHYISGRAIHRASESYRGEGKTDAKDAAVIADQVRVRRDLQSLHADDGAVTDLKILTGRRTDLVADRTRTVNRLRAQLTGIFPGLERALDVTNTGPLTLLAGYQTPAAIRRIGSKRLETWLRNRHVLRADRLAEIAVQAAERQHTSLPGEKLTAQLVHTLATEVTALNQRIAELDKAIEARFRDHATFEVITSMPGLGIILGAEFLAATGGDMNLFGTADRLAGFGGVAPVPRDSGKVSGNLRRPQRYNRRLQRVFYISALFSIRHCPESRRFYDRKRAEGKRHTQAVLALARRRVNVLWALLRDGRCYEATPPTVLAA from the coding sequence ATGGCCGCGATCTGGGCCGGCATCGACGCAGGCAAGACCCATCACCACTGCGTCGCGATCGACGACAGCGGCCGCCGGCTGCTGTCACGACGCGTCGCCAACGACGAACCCCAACTGCTCGAACTCCTCGCCGACGTCCAAGCTCTCAGCGACGAGGTGACCTGGGGCATTGACCTGGCCGATGGCGGAGCCGCCCTGGCCATCGCGATTTTCCTCAGCCACGACCAGCCGGTGCACTACATCTCCGGCCGAGCCATCCACCGTGCATCCGAGAGCTACCGCGGCGAGGGCAAAACCGACGCCAAGGACGCTGCCGTCATCGCAGACCAGGTCCGCGTCCGCCGTGATCTGCAGTCCTTACACGCCGACGACGGAGCCGTCACCGACCTCAAGATCCTCACGGGCCGACGCACGGACCTGGTCGCCGACCGCACGCGGACTGTCAACCGCCTCCGTGCCCAGCTGACGGGCATCTTCCCCGGACTGGAACGGGCGTTGGATGTGACCAACACCGGCCCGCTCACCTTGCTGGCCGGCTACCAGACCCCTGCTGCCATCCGCCGGATCGGCAGCAAACGGCTGGAGACCTGGCTGCGCAACCGGCACGTACTTCGCGCTGACCGGCTCGCCGAGATCGCCGTCCAGGCCGCCGAGCGACAGCACACCAGCCTGCCCGGAGAGAAGCTGACCGCCCAGTTGGTGCACACACTCGCGACGGAGGTGACGGCCCTCAACCAGCGGATAGCCGAGCTCGACAAGGCTATCGAGGCACGGTTTCGCGACCACGCCACCTTTGAGGTGATCACGAGCATGCCCGGTCTGGGCATCATCCTCGGAGCCGAGTTCCTGGCAGCCACCGGCGGCGACATGAACCTCTTCGGCACCGCCGACCGTCTCGCCGGCTTCGGCGGTGTCGCTCCGGTGCCTCGCGACTCCGGGAAGGTCAGCGGCAACCTGCGGCGCCCGCAGCGATACAACCGCCGTCTCCAACGGGTCTTCTACATCTCGGCGTTGTTCAGCATCCGCCACTGCCCCGAGTCCCGCCGGTTTTACGATCGCAAGCGAGCCGAGGGCAAGCGTCACACACAGGCCGTCCTCGCGCTCGCACGCCGCCGCGTCAATGTGCTCTGGGCCCTCT
- a CDS encoding FG-GAP-like repeat-containing protein translates to MSALRSRAAWTTSLLALATASGLVTASPAGAVSGDTVPSGSYAFTAKLTIGDGKRSCSGALVDGQWVLTAASCFADANGKVAAGAPAEKTTVTVDGPSLSGAVPVTVLRLVPHPDRDLVMAQLRTIVPIASTVPAFKVDPIDVASKPVTAGESLRVTGYGRTKTEWVPDAPHTATPTLAGADDATLTLAGSNGQTAGVCKGDAGGPTFRQTSNGRYELVGIHSRTWEAGCFNSDETRDQAIDTRVDTVSSWIQQTRLTTKSILTTKVVTGADFNGDGRTDIAAVMTDGSLHAFYSGPDGTLEYGRALWKDSTWDKVKRIVAGDFNGDGRTDIAAMWEDGVLYLYPGQADGSLGERTKMWSDNSWGTMRQVARFKADRGGRDGLLAIWGDGSLYAYTTNANGTLSTDKRRMWPDSTWDGKTQFATADYNADGLDDIATVAPTGALQLYANNGKGSFDAARPLWPDTSWKNMQIIAGGDFNGDGKGDLAGLSDVASGHPLTHPNLRWYQGDGKGNLTSGRSMWPTRP, encoded by the coding sequence ATGTCTGCACTGAGGTCACGCGCGGCGTGGACCACCAGCCTGCTCGCCCTCGCCACGGCCAGCGGTCTCGTCACCGCATCCCCCGCCGGTGCCGTCTCCGGCGACACCGTTCCCTCCGGCAGCTACGCCTTCACCGCGAAGCTGACCATCGGGGACGGGAAGCGCAGTTGTTCGGGTGCGCTGGTGGACGGGCAGTGGGTGCTCACCGCTGCCAGCTGCTTCGCCGACGCCAATGGCAAGGTGGCGGCCGGCGCGCCGGCGGAGAAGACCACCGTGACTGTGGACGGGCCGTCGTTGTCGGGGGCGGTCCCGGTCACCGTCCTGCGGCTCGTCCCACATCCGGACCGCGATCTCGTCATGGCCCAGCTGCGCACGATCGTGCCCATTGCATCCACGGTTCCGGCGTTCAAGGTGGACCCGATTGATGTCGCCTCGAAGCCGGTGACGGCGGGCGAGAGCCTGCGGGTGACCGGGTACGGGCGGACCAAGACCGAGTGGGTGCCCGATGCCCCGCACACCGCCACCCCCACCCTCGCCGGGGCCGACGACGCCACGCTGACCCTGGCCGGCAGCAACGGGCAGACCGCGGGCGTCTGCAAGGGCGACGCGGGCGGGCCCACCTTCCGCCAGACCAGCAACGGGCGTTACGAGCTCGTCGGCATCCACTCCCGCACCTGGGAGGCCGGCTGCTTCAACTCCGACGAGACCCGCGACCAGGCGATCGACACCCGCGTCGACACCGTCAGCTCCTGGATCCAGCAGACCCGACTGACCACCAAGTCGATCCTGACCACGAAGGTCGTCACCGGCGCCGACTTCAACGGCGACGGCCGCACCGACATCGCCGCCGTCATGACCGATGGCAGCCTGCACGCCTTCTACTCCGGCCCGGACGGGACCCTCGAATACGGCCGCGCACTGTGGAAGGACAGCACCTGGGACAAGGTCAAGCGGATCGTCGCCGGTGACTTCAACGGCGACGGCCGCACCGACATCGCCGCCATGTGGGAGGACGGTGTCCTCTACCTCTACCCGGGCCAGGCCGACGGCTCCCTCGGGGAGCGCACCAAGATGTGGTCCGACAACTCCTGGGGGACCATGCGCCAGGTCGCCCGCTTCAAAGCCGACCGAGGCGGACGCGATGGCCTGCTGGCCATCTGGGGCGACGGCTCCCTCTACGCCTACACCACCAACGCCAACGGCACCCTGAGCACCGACAAGCGCCGCATGTGGCCCGACAGCACCTGGGACGGCAAGACCCAGTTCGCCACCGCCGACTACAACGCCGACGGCCTCGACGACATCGCCACCGTCGCCCCCACCGGCGCCCTCCAGCTGTACGCCAACAACGGCAAGGGCTCCTTCGACGCGGCCCGCCCGCTGTGGCCCGACACCAGCTGGAAGAACATGCAGATCATCGCGGGCGGCGACTTCAACGGCGACGGCAAGGGCGACCTCGCCGGCCTCTCCGACGTCGCCTCCGGCCACCCCCTCACCCACCCCAACCTCCGCTGGTACCAGGGCGACGGCAAGGGCAACCTCACCTCCGGCCGCTCCATGTGGCCCACCCGCCCCTGA
- a CDS encoding HNH/ENDO VII family nuclease has product MCAGALPLALLAGLVGITPAHAVEGTDDDEGNTPIPATDRGRVVQFWKDGGPAVRLAAEAALLGTDTDVKRFLDSEKPAAEHTDDYLETVQMISLSGPNVRGAATEALKTPQSLQNFLKDGWERPLEADQRLQVTQILSTGGPVVRGAAQQALNGSIDDVREFLKTAQKKALEADDRLLTTQILSTGGPATKQAAQLALSGSADDVREFIAVGQHVARARDQERATVEQLAQQAKEAGQQAKRETDEAKEASDRAVEASKLAKEAAEEAAKETAQAGANATLAAQKANQAAEAANGAAQAAQQAITAARKATQSAQVAASAASQAAAAAAGAAQAAARAQSAAADTANDKTKASTARQAAQRARDAAKAADDSGAAATQAGIAATEAGDAADAAVRAGANADAAANAAGEASQLAGVADEHAAEARAASARAKRYANEATRAARAASALARQSAAAAKEARAAAQEAAQHARNAAAAADKAADEAEKSGKASVEAKTHAEAAQAAAAVADRAVRTARQTHELAGKAEAADLATRTAAAVQRAKDLKAEDDKSKADEAKAVKEASALDTQAAQLAQDAAKPGVPDDQVVAKGRQLAMFAMKARGPWSQTAAAVALADSDQEVREYVRSGWKRAAEQDDRARVARLAEEGLVPPVKQAAEKALGGDTKTVQEFLRTGQHEAAAGDYQLKVVQASSMGGTNVKGAAKAALDNGSPQALLKFLTEGQYASRAADERLRATQLLSSGGPEVKAAASIALEGPPQLLHAFIQTGQYMAQRKDGLAAAHVAQVERLIAEAAGIAATAQKDAHTALEAAAWAKTAATEAEKYKKLAAEFAAQADTFAREAEKSADRAEASAKDAAASAKRARQAEAEAHTAAREAEASAARAENSASWAHASADEAWSAANQARADATQAGKDKDAAHQASVDAWKIVADKKEAEAKAQRENAKQQEEAAEFQKMMEALAAAADDEDFDWGTFWKDVGHLTLDGVGSTNIPILSNAANAGNCVWYGAEGQAVDAATSCIGIIPGGGVANGGKATKGGSKLWNYTKKLFGGGKGSSAKRLDEAMAAACKTNSFVPGTPVVLANGTTKPIESIKVGDQVLAADPVTGETGARAADDLITGNGSKQLVKLTVDTDGDKGQATGTVTATEGHPFWLEDQKTWTPAGKVRPGALLRTASGTWVKVTSTQTWSEQQQVFNLSVNGIHTYFVEAGAATALVHNSGCKFWKRSSFEDQRVYQRDDLLDLDYVSPKDKYGRSNRKLMKQGLTPYTRNDDWIILHHMLQTQDGPIAEVTATMHSKNSHQLHWKSGTKIPSGIDRPEFKLWKERYWKNRLKELGG; this is encoded by the coding sequence GTGTGCGCAGGTGCACTGCCGCTTGCACTCCTTGCCGGCCTGGTCGGGATCACTCCCGCCCATGCGGTCGAGGGAACGGATGATGACGAGGGGAACACCCCGATTCCGGCGACGGACCGCGGCCGGGTGGTCCAGTTCTGGAAGGACGGCGGTCCAGCTGTGCGGCTGGCCGCAGAAGCGGCTCTGCTGGGCACCGACACCGATGTAAAGCGCTTCTTGGACAGCGAAAAGCCCGCTGCCGAGCACACGGACGACTATCTCGAGACCGTGCAGATGATCTCGCTCAGTGGTCCCAATGTGCGGGGTGCGGCGACCGAGGCGCTCAAGACACCGCAGAGTCTGCAGAACTTTCTGAAGGACGGCTGGGAAAGGCCACTGGAGGCAGATCAGCGTCTGCAGGTGACCCAGATCCTCAGCACCGGCGGCCCTGTGGTCAGGGGAGCCGCGCAGCAGGCCCTCAACGGCTCGATCGACGATGTCCGCGAGTTCCTCAAGACAGCGCAGAAGAAGGCGTTGGAGGCGGACGACCGGCTCCTGACTACCCAGATTTTGAGCACCGGCGGGCCGGCGACCAAGCAGGCAGCGCAGCTGGCACTGTCCGGCTCGGCCGACGATGTGCGCGAGTTCATCGCGGTGGGCCAGCACGTAGCCCGTGCCCGGGATCAGGAGCGCGCCACCGTCGAACAGCTTGCGCAGCAGGCCAAGGAGGCAGGGCAGCAGGCCAAGCGGGAGACCGACGAGGCCAAGGAGGCATCCGACCGCGCAGTTGAGGCATCGAAGCTCGCCAAGGAGGCGGCCGAAGAGGCAGCCAAGGAGACGGCGCAAGCCGGTGCGAACGCCACGCTGGCAGCGCAGAAGGCCAATCAGGCCGCAGAGGCGGCGAATGGCGCGGCACAAGCCGCCCAGCAGGCGATCACCGCAGCACGCAAGGCGACCCAGTCGGCCCAAGTCGCAGCGAGTGCGGCCTCGCAGGCGGCCGCGGCGGCAGCCGGTGCGGCTCAGGCCGCGGCCCGGGCCCAGAGTGCGGCGGCCGACACCGCCAACGACAAGACCAAGGCCTCGACCGCGCGACAGGCAGCCCAGCGAGCCCGGGATGCGGCGAAGGCCGCCGACGACTCCGGGGCCGCGGCGACGCAGGCCGGCATAGCGGCAACCGAGGCGGGAGACGCCGCGGACGCCGCGGTGCGCGCCGGCGCCAACGCGGACGCCGCAGCCAACGCCGCCGGGGAAGCGAGCCAGCTCGCCGGCGTCGCCGATGAGCACGCGGCCGAGGCTAGGGCGGCTTCCGCCCGTGCCAAGCGGTACGCGAACGAGGCGACCCGGGCGGCCAGGGCGGCCTCCGCGCTGGCCCGCCAGTCCGCCGCCGCGGCCAAGGAGGCACGTGCAGCAGCCCAGGAGGCCGCCCAGCATGCCCGCAATGCAGCTGCCGCAGCAGACAAGGCCGCCGACGAGGCAGAAAAGTCGGGGAAAGCCTCAGTAGAGGCCAAGACGCATGCCGAGGCCGCCCAGGCCGCCGCAGCCGTCGCGGACAGGGCGGTCAGGACTGCGCGCCAGACACATGAACTGGCAGGCAAGGCGGAAGCAGCGGACCTCGCCACCCGCACCGCGGCGGCAGTCCAGCGGGCCAAGGACCTCAAGGCCGAAGATGACAAGAGCAAGGCGGACGAGGCCAAGGCGGTCAAGGAAGCCAGTGCCCTCGACACGCAGGCGGCCCAGCTCGCACAGGATGCCGCTAAGCCTGGTGTGCCGGACGACCAGGTGGTCGCCAAGGGCCGTCAGCTGGCCATGTTCGCCATGAAGGCACGCGGCCCCTGGAGCCAGACCGCCGCCGCCGTCGCCCTTGCCGACTCCGACCAGGAGGTACGCGAATACGTACGCTCGGGCTGGAAGCGCGCGGCCGAGCAGGACGACCGGGCACGCGTCGCGCGCCTGGCCGAGGAAGGCCTGGTCCCGCCGGTCAAGCAGGCGGCCGAGAAGGCACTCGGCGGCGATACAAAGACCGTTCAGGAGTTTCTGCGCACCGGCCAGCATGAAGCCGCTGCTGGGGACTACCAGCTGAAGGTGGTGCAGGCCAGCAGTATGGGCGGCACCAATGTGAAGGGCGCCGCCAAGGCCGCGCTGGACAACGGTTCCCCCCAAGCCCTGCTGAAGTTCCTCACCGAGGGGCAGTACGCGTCCCGGGCCGCCGATGAACGGCTGCGCGCCACCCAGCTGCTGAGCAGCGGCGGACCTGAGGTCAAGGCCGCGGCGAGCATCGCGCTGGAAGGCCCGCCACAGCTGCTGCACGCGTTCATCCAGACAGGCCAGTACATGGCCCAGCGCAAGGACGGCCTCGCCGCGGCCCATGTGGCCCAGGTCGAGCGCCTGATCGCCGAAGCCGCAGGCATCGCAGCGACTGCGCAGAAGGACGCACACACGGCCCTGGAGGCCGCTGCCTGGGCAAAGACGGCCGCCACTGAGGCCGAGAAGTACAAGAAGCTGGCAGCGGAGTTTGCCGCGCAGGCCGACACGTTCGCCAGGGAAGCAGAGAAGTCCGCCGACCGGGCGGAGGCGTCGGCGAAGGACGCCGCGGCCTCTGCCAAGCGTGCCCGCCAGGCTGAGGCAGAGGCTCACACCGCGGCCCGCGAGGCAGAGGCCTCTGCGGCGCGCGCGGAGAACTCCGCTTCATGGGCCCACGCCAGCGCCGACGAGGCATGGTCTGCTGCCAACCAGGCCCGTGCTGACGCCACCCAGGCCGGCAAGGACAAGGATGCGGCCCATCAGGCCTCCGTTGACGCGTGGAAGATCGTCGCTGACAAGAAGGAGGCCGAGGCCAAGGCACAGCGCGAGAACGCAAAGCAGCAGGAGGAGGCTGCCGAATTCCAGAAGATGATGGAAGCCCTCGCTGCTGCGGCCGACGACGAGGACTTCGACTGGGGGACCTTCTGGAAGGACGTCGGCCACCTAACCCTCGATGGTGTCGGCAGCACCAACATCCCTATTCTGAGCAATGCCGCCAATGCGGGCAATTGCGTGTGGTACGGCGCGGAGGGACAGGCCGTTGACGCGGCCACGTCCTGCATCGGCATCATTCCGGGCGGCGGCGTCGCCAACGGCGGCAAGGCCACCAAGGGCGGCAGCAAGCTCTGGAACTACACCAAGAAGCTGTTCGGCGGCGGCAAGGGCTCCTCGGCGAAGCGACTCGACGAGGCGATGGCCGCCGCGTGCAAGACCAATAGCTTCGTCCCCGGCACCCCGGTGGTCCTGGCCAACGGCACCACCAAGCCCATTGAAAGCATCAAGGTCGGCGACCAAGTCCTGGCGGCCGACCCGGTAACCGGCGAGACCGGGGCACGGGCAGCTGACGACCTCATCACCGGCAACGGCAGCAAGCAGTTGGTCAAACTCACCGTCGACACCGACGGAGACAAGGGCCAAGCCACCGGCACCGTCACCGCGACGGAGGGCCATCCCTTCTGGCTCGAGGACCAGAAGACCTGGACCCCAGCCGGAAAGGTCCGGCCCGGGGCTCTTCTACGCACCGCATCGGGCACCTGGGTCAAGGTCACCTCGACCCAGACCTGGTCCGAACAGCAACAGGTATTCAACCTATCCGTCAACGGCATCCACACCTACTTTGTGGAGGCGGGCGCGGCCACCGCGCTGGTGCACAACTCGGGCTGCAAATTCTGGAAGCGGTCCAGCTTCGAAGACCAGCGTGTCTACCAGCGCGATGACCTGCTCGACCTGGACTATGTTTCCCCCAAGGACAAGTACGGGCGCAGCAACCGCAAGCTGATGAAGCAGGGGCTCACCCCGTACACACGCAACGACGACTGGATCATCCTGCATCACATGCTGCAGACACAGGACGGTCCGATCGCCGAGGTGACCGCCACCATGCACAGCAAGAACAGTCACCAGTTGCACTGGAAGTCCGGCACGAAGATCCCCAGCGGGATCGACCGCCCGGAGTTCAAGCTGTGGAAGGAGCGGTACTGGAAGAATCGACTCAAGGAGCTTGGCGGATGA
- a CDS encoding SMI1/KNR4 family protein — MTAAVEAVDEFIDLVRASEDIANHADGCTPEMIAAAENDLGLKFPPSYRRLLEELGTCDIGGTGFLGVYQTEAGGDRLWGSSYETLDARVRWGMPHPLIAVEYDGMGGTVVLDSSQPDSDGEYPVLVWDVEAAARGAMEVLAPDFGTYALGEGRRVVQASHDCG, encoded by the coding sequence ATGACGGCGGCAGTGGAAGCGGTCGATGAGTTCATCGACCTGGTGCGCGCCAGTGAGGACATCGCGAACCACGCGGATGGCTGCACCCCGGAAATGATCGCTGCGGCGGAGAACGATCTCGGCCTGAAGTTCCCCCCGTCCTACCGCAGACTCCTCGAGGAATTGGGAACCTGCGATATCGGGGGAACCGGGTTCCTCGGCGTATACCAGACTGAGGCAGGCGGTGATCGTCTTTGGGGCTCGTCCTACGAAACGTTGGACGCACGCGTTCGATGGGGCATGCCGCATCCTTTGATTGCCGTGGAGTACGACGGCATGGGGGGAACGGTCGTTCTCGACTCCTCGCAGCCAGACTCCGACGGCGAGTATCCGGTTCTCGTATGGGACGTGGAGGCCGCGGCCCGAGGGGCGATGGAGGTCCTGGCCCCTGATTTCGGTACTTACGCGCTCGGCGAAGGCCGCCGGGTTGTCCAGGCATCGCACGATTGCGGCTGA
- a CDS encoding IS1182 family transposase yields MAMGSSSGRVIPPLTVRMARASNPRGTAAMWVRDRLDELFTDEDFADWFPADGRRGLSPARLAMVSVLQYAENLTDRQAAEAVRCRLDWKYWLGLELDDPGFDFSVLSEFRDRMAQDGRADRLRAVMIEHMVAAGLVKRHGQMRTDSTHVLAAARKLNRVELVAETLRAALEELAAADDAWLAPMVTTGWAKRYGRPARYGRLPKAKEDLAAYVLLVGEDGMRLLRLVYQDGAPPRLRALVQVQVLRQVWIQQYWYDADGQLSWRGPKDSHDRLSRRGAPRRLDGPGEGSPGIGTARLPWSSTETVTPHDAEARFAHRPGKAAWVGYKDHQTETCDSDGPNVIVHVTTQTAPEQDISTLEPIHRALAERDLLPAQHLVDAGYVSPAAIPQAAVDHGVMPLGPVRPGSPRLRHPGFDKQDFHIDWDQHTATCPRGVTSPPWNDTQIAGQLGHSVLFPRAACRACEDRLSCTGNTGGRGRHLFLMPRPQQEIQDRARAEQETLAWKARYAMRAGCEATVSETVHAHGLRHCRYRGLAKVHVQHVLTAAGTNIIRLSECFPPGTTPPRTPRPLTPFQRLCQNTENPPAA; encoded by the coding sequence ATGGCGATGGGGTCGAGTTCTGGGCGGGTGATCCCGCCGTTGACGGTGCGGATGGCGCGGGCCAGCAACCCGCGGGGGACCGCGGCGATGTGGGTGCGTGACCGGCTGGACGAGCTGTTCACGGACGAGGATTTCGCTGATTGGTTTCCGGCCGACGGGAGGCGGGGGCTGTCGCCGGCGCGGCTGGCGATGGTGTCGGTGCTGCAGTACGCGGAGAACCTCACCGACCGGCAGGCCGCCGAAGCGGTCCGCTGCAGGCTGGACTGGAAGTACTGGCTCGGGCTCGAGCTGGATGATCCGGGCTTTGATTTCTCGGTGCTCAGCGAGTTCCGGGACCGGATGGCTCAGGACGGTCGGGCGGATCGACTGCGCGCCGTGATGATCGAGCACATGGTGGCGGCGGGCCTGGTCAAACGGCATGGGCAGATGCGCACGGACTCCACTCATGTACTGGCCGCAGCAAGGAAGTTGAACCGGGTGGAGCTCGTCGCGGAGACTCTGCGGGCCGCGCTGGAGGAACTCGCCGCCGCGGATGACGCGTGGCTGGCACCGATGGTCACTACCGGATGGGCAAAACGCTATGGGCGTCCGGCCCGCTACGGCCGGCTGCCCAAGGCGAAAGAGGACTTGGCCGCGTACGTGTTGCTGGTCGGTGAGGACGGCATGCGGCTGCTCCGCTTGGTCTACCAGGACGGCGCTCCGCCCCGACTGCGTGCGCTGGTGCAGGTGCAGGTGCTGCGGCAGGTGTGGATCCAGCAGTACTGGTACGACGCGGACGGCCAGCTGAGCTGGCGCGGCCCGAAGGACAGCCACGACCGGCTCAGCCGACGCGGTGCCCCGCGACGCCTGGACGGACCGGGCGAGGGCAGCCCGGGCATCGGCACGGCGCGGTTGCCCTGGTCGAGCACAGAGACCGTCACTCCACACGACGCCGAGGCCCGCTTCGCCCACCGGCCGGGCAAGGCGGCCTGGGTCGGCTACAAAGATCATCAGACGGAAACCTGCGACTCCGACGGGCCGAACGTCATCGTCCACGTCACTACCCAGACGGCCCCCGAACAGGACATCTCGACGCTGGAACCGATCCATCGCGCCCTGGCTGAACGGGACCTGCTGCCGGCCCAGCACCTCGTCGATGCCGGCTACGTCTCCCCGGCCGCCATCCCGCAGGCGGCTGTCGACCACGGCGTCATGCCGCTCGGGCCGGTACGGCCGGGCTCTCCCCGTCTGCGCCACCCCGGCTTCGACAAGCAGGACTTCCACATCGACTGGGACCAGCACACCGCGACCTGCCCACGCGGCGTGACCAGCCCACCCTGGAACGACACCCAGATCGCCGGCCAGCTCGGCCACTCGGTGCTCTTCCCCCGAGCCGCCTGCCGGGCCTGCGAGGACCGGCTCTCCTGCACCGGCAACACCGGCGGCCGCGGCCGCCATCTATTCCTCATGCCCCGCCCACAGCAGGAGATCCAAGACAGGGCCCGCGCCGAGCAGGAAACCCTTGCCTGGAAGGCCCGTTACGCGATGCGTGCGGGCTGCGAGGCCACCGTCTCCGAGACCGTCCACGCCCATGGCCTGCGCCACTGCCGCTATCGCGGGCTGGCGAAGGTACACGTTCAGCACGTCCTCACCGCCGCCGGAACGAACATCATCCGGCTCAGCGAGTGCTTCCCGCCCGGCACCACACCCCCACGCACCCCACGGCCACTCACACCATTCCAACGCCTCTGCCAGAACACCGAAAATCCGCCCGCCGCTTGA
- a CDS encoding DUF6192 family protein yields MRNQEESPVAPVVRAIDRTLEFLDLVGTCHKFMASTNRLVPLFRGRELPPDTREIIEQNLSRVRAACDRTESEKAVRARRGAIRRRSPEGRTGRGKAQVPPR; encoded by the coding sequence ATGAGGAACCAGGAGGAGAGCCCAGTGGCCCCGGTGGTCCGGGCGATCGACCGCACCTTGGAGTTCCTGGACCTGGTGGGCACCTGCCACAAGTTCATGGCCTCCACCAACCGTCTGGTGCCGCTGTTCAGGGGGCGTGAACTGCCCCCGGACACACGGGAGATCATCGAGCAGAACCTGTCACGGGTGCGTGCCGCCTGTGACAGGACGGAGTCAGAGAAGGCGGTCCGGGCGCGCCGCGGGGCTATCAGGCGACGCAGCCCTGAGGGGCGGACAGGCCGGGGCAAGGCGCAGGTACCCCCTCGTTGA